In a single window of the Methylococcus sp. Mc7 genome:
- a CDS encoding universal stress protein: MNANTHRVLACIDGSALTPAVCDYAAWIANRVQAPLKLLHTIDHHPETALTADLSGNIGVDSRDHLLEELSQIEQQRSKLRLQQGKALLQAAKERVIQAGISDPLTNQRHGSLVEALIELEEDIRVLVVGVRGKVHEKQPDKIGAKLESIIRSMHKPILVVNAEFKAPQRVMIAYDGSYAAEKAVEMVSTSPAFKGLVCHLVCAGKDDAVTEQRFEAAAHKLAQSGFGELIAQKLSGKPEQVLCDYQERQAIDLTVMGAFSHTRIHDLLLGSFTAKMLTHTHKPLLLLR, translated from the coding sequence ATGAACGCAAACACCCATCGCGTATTGGCCTGCATCGACGGCTCCGCCCTGACGCCGGCGGTGTGCGACTACGCCGCCTGGATCGCCAACCGGGTCCAGGCGCCGCTGAAACTGCTGCACACCATCGACCACCATCCGGAGACCGCCCTCACCGCCGACCTGTCGGGAAACATCGGAGTCGACAGCCGTGATCATCTGCTCGAGGAACTGAGCCAGATCGAACAGCAGCGTAGCAAGCTCCGTCTGCAGCAGGGCAAGGCACTCCTGCAAGCCGCCAAAGAGCGCGTCATCCAAGCCGGCATCTCCGATCCGCTCACCAACCAGCGTCACGGCAGTCTGGTGGAGGCGCTGATCGAACTGGAAGAGGACATTCGTGTGCTGGTTGTCGGTGTACGCGGCAAGGTCCACGAAAAACAGCCCGACAAGATCGGCGCCAAGCTGGAATCCATCATCCGCTCCATGCACAAGCCGATTCTGGTGGTCAACGCCGAATTCAAAGCGCCGCAACGCGTCATGATCGCCTATGACGGCAGTTACGCGGCGGAAAAGGCCGTCGAGATGGTGTCGACCAGTCCGGCCTTCAAAGGCCTCGTTTGCCATCTGGTCTGTGCCGGCAAAGACGATGCCGTAACGGAACAGCGGTTCGAGGCGGCGGCCCATAAGCTGGCACAATCCGGCTTCGGAGAGCTGATCGCACAGAAATTGTCGGGCAAGCCCGAACAGGTTCTCTGCGACTACCAGGAACGGCAGGCGATCGACCTGACGGTGATGGGGGCCTTCAGCCACACCCGAATTCACGACCTGCTGCTGGGCAGCTTTACCGCCAAGATGCTGACACACACTCACAAACCGCTGTTACTGCTGCGCTGA
- a CDS encoding SulP family inorganic anion transporter, which yields MLFSSKKQDWLGNVRSDVLAGTVVALALIPEAIAFSIIAGVDPKVGLYASFCIAVVTAFVGGRPGMISAATGAMALLMVTLVKDHGLQYLLAATLLTGVLQIIAGYLKLGSLMSFVSRSVVTGFVNALAILIFMAQLPELTGVSWQVYAMTAAGLAIIYLFPYVPLIGKSLPSPLVCIITLTGVAVYLHLDIHTVGDMGQLPDTLPMFLWPEVPLTMETLKIILPYSVPLAVVGLLESLMTATIVDDLTDTTSDKNRECKGQGLANIGAGLLGGMAGCAMIGQSVINIKSGGRGRLSTFTAGTLLLVMVVFLGEWISRIPMAALVAVMIMVSIGTFSWRSILNLKQHPLSTNAVMLSTVVVVVWTHNLALGVFVGVLLASLFFANKISHFMYVESKLDQDGGIRTYKVVGQVFFNSADRFVAAFDFKEAVEKVVIDLHRAHFWDITSVSALDKVVIKFRREGAEVELIGMNEATTTIVDRFGIHDKPEEIEKVLGGH from the coding sequence ATGCTCTTCTCATCGAAAAAACAGGATTGGCTCGGCAATGTCCGAAGTGACGTGCTGGCCGGTACGGTCGTCGCGCTAGCCTTGATTCCCGAAGCCATCGCCTTTTCCATCATCGCCGGGGTCGATCCGAAAGTCGGACTGTATGCCTCGTTCTGCATCGCCGTCGTCACGGCCTTCGTCGGCGGCCGCCCCGGCATGATCTCGGCAGCCACCGGCGCCATGGCCTTGCTGATGGTGACGCTGGTCAAGGATCACGGTCTGCAGTATCTGCTGGCGGCGACGCTGCTGACCGGCGTTTTGCAGATCATCGCCGGCTATCTGAAGCTCGGCAGCCTGATGAGTTTCGTGTCGCGCTCGGTAGTGACCGGCTTCGTCAATGCGTTGGCCATCCTGATCTTCATGGCGCAGCTGCCGGAATTGACTGGCGTTTCCTGGCAGGTTTATGCGATGACCGCGGCGGGTCTTGCGATCATCTATCTATTTCCCTATGTGCCGCTGATCGGTAAGTCCCTCCCATCGCCCCTGGTCTGCATCATCACCTTGACCGGTGTAGCCGTGTATCTGCACCTGGATATCCATACCGTCGGCGACATGGGCCAGTTGCCGGATACGCTGCCGATGTTCCTGTGGCCGGAGGTACCCCTCACTATGGAAACCCTGAAAATCATCCTGCCGTATTCGGTGCCGCTGGCGGTCGTCGGACTGCTGGAGTCTTTGATGACCGCGACCATCGTCGACGACCTGACCGATACCACGAGCGACAAGAACCGTGAATGCAAGGGCCAGGGCCTGGCCAACATCGGCGCGGGGCTGCTCGGCGGCATGGCCGGCTGCGCGATGATCGGCCAGTCGGTGATCAACATCAAATCCGGCGGCCGCGGACGCTTGTCGACCTTCACCGCCGGCACCCTCCTCTTGGTCATGGTGGTGTTCCTGGGCGAATGGATCTCGCGAATCCCGATGGCCGCGCTGGTGGCGGTGATGATCATGGTCTCCATCGGCACTTTCAGTTGGCGCTCCATCCTCAACCTGAAGCAGCATCCTTTGTCCACCAACGCCGTCATGCTGTCCACCGTGGTGGTGGTGGTCTGGACTCATAACCTGGCGCTGGGCGTCTTTGTCGGCGTCTTGCTGGCCTCCTTGTTCTTTGCCAACAAGATCAGCCACTTCATGTACGTGGAATCGAAACTGGACCAGGACGGTGGCATCCGCACCTATAAGGTGGTCGGCCAGGTCTTCTTCAACTCGGCGGATCGATTCGTCGCCGCCTTCGATTTCAAGGAGGCCGTGGAGAAGGTCGTCATCGATCTGCACCGCGCCCATTTCTGGGACATCACCTCGGTTTCCGCGCTGGACAAGGTCGTCATCAAGTTCCGCCGCGAAGGCGCCGAAGTCGAACTGATCGGCATGAACGAAGCGACCACCACCATCGTCGACCGCTTCGGCATTCACGACAAACCGGAAGAAATCGAGAAGGTCCTGGGGGGACACTGA
- a CDS encoding MarR family winged helix-turn-helix transcriptional regulator, with protein MHSKFGFLSYEISHCIRQRFNKAAEGIGLSHAQWRALVHLSKHENCRQIDLAEILEIKPITLARQIDLLEEAGLVRRNKDAEDRRAYRLELLPKAHRVMQELWSIADGVEAQVLSALSAREQETLIALLERVKRRINAALPPDDSRPDD; from the coding sequence ATGCATTCCAAATTCGGCTTTCTGAGCTACGAAATCAGCCATTGCATCCGCCAGCGCTTCAACAAGGCAGCCGAAGGCATCGGTCTGAGCCATGCCCAGTGGCGAGCCTTGGTGCATTTATCCAAGCACGAAAATTGCCGCCAGATCGATCTGGCCGAGATCCTGGAAATCAAGCCCATTACCCTGGCCCGGCAGATCGACCTGCTGGAGGAGGCGGGTTTGGTTCGACGCAACAAAGATGCCGAAGACCGGCGCGCTTATCGGCTGGAACTGTTGCCCAAGGCCCATCGCGTCATGCAGGAGCTCTGGTCCATCGCCGATGGGGTGGAGGCGCAGGTGCTTAGCGCCCTGTCGGCCCGGGAACAAGAAACGCTCATCGCACTGCTGGAGCGCGTCAAACGCCGCATCAACGCCGCTTTGCCTCCGGACGACAGCCGGCCCGATGATTAG
- a CDS encoding TolC family protein, producing the protein MTIRQLLEVARQHSPRYAALRQAVELSKAEIAAADVLPNPRVNFGNYSLLSANNTMYDGKVQREVVLEVPVLITGQHGARVEAAEKQVQTTEAAVQAEFAGLVHELWRTFIKLLAGQQRIAVLEETSANMERLAALVAGREESGSASRYDTLRMEIEAKDVRAKLETARNDLQGTVEELGLMLGLPDWKPQALGNLAPLGVPADPKKSWADAERINPEIEAVRRGEIAADARLEKAKAERWPVPSIQFGSAFTEQPYGHAFFGGVSVEIPLFDRNQGGMARAAAEKQAAILERELVTSQIHVALDRATGLLARRRETRVKFERDVVAKLSALKEMGEAAYRLGKGSLLELLDSTRSRTEIRLTHLELIQLELEAELEALKASGLLVSRAETG; encoded by the coding sequence GTGACCATCAGGCAGCTGCTGGAAGTCGCGAGACAACACAGCCCCCGTTATGCGGCTTTGAGGCAAGCGGTCGAGCTTTCCAAGGCCGAAATCGCGGCGGCGGACGTGCTGCCGAATCCAAGAGTCAATTTCGGGAACTACAGCCTCCTGAGCGCCAACAACACGATGTACGACGGCAAGGTGCAACGCGAAGTCGTACTGGAAGTCCCCGTGCTCATCACCGGTCAGCACGGCGCCAGGGTCGAGGCCGCGGAAAAGCAGGTGCAAACCACTGAAGCCGCCGTCCAGGCCGAATTCGCCGGCCTGGTGCACGAGCTGTGGCGCACGTTCATCAAACTGCTGGCAGGCCAGCAGCGCATCGCCGTATTGGAAGAAACCAGCGCGAACATGGAGCGTCTCGCCGCGCTCGTCGCCGGGCGGGAGGAGTCCGGCAGCGCCAGCCGCTACGACACCCTGCGCATGGAAATCGAAGCCAAGGACGTCCGGGCGAAGCTGGAAACGGCCCGCAACGACCTGCAGGGAACCGTGGAGGAACTGGGGTTGATGCTCGGCCTGCCGGACTGGAAACCGCAGGCGTTGGGAAACCTCGCGCCGCTGGGAGTCCCGGCCGATCCGAAAAAATCCTGGGCGGACGCCGAGCGGATCAACCCCGAGATCGAGGCCGTCCGCCGGGGAGAGATCGCGGCCGATGCCCGCCTGGAAAAAGCCAAGGCCGAGCGCTGGCCGGTTCCCTCGATCCAGTTCGGTTCGGCGTTCACGGAACAGCCGTACGGGCACGCCTTCTTCGGCGGCGTCTCCGTCGAGATTCCCCTGTTCGACCGCAATCAGGGCGGCATGGCCAGGGCGGCGGCGGAAAAACAGGCCGCCATCCTCGAACGCGAACTGGTGACCTCCCAAATCCACGTCGCGCTCGATCGCGCAACCGGCCTCCTGGCGCGCAGGCGTGAAACACGGGTCAAATTCGAGCGGGACGTCGTCGCCAAGCTGTCCGCCCTCAAGGAGATGGGCGAAGCGGCTTACCGGCTCGGCAAAGGCAGTTTGCTGGAGCTGCTGGATTCCACGCGCTCCAGAACGGAAATACGCCTCACCCACCTGGAACTCATCCAGCTCGAGCTGGAAGCGGAGCTCGAAGCGCTGAAAGCCTCGGGACTGCTGGTCAGCCGCGCCGAAACCGGCTGA
- a CDS encoding efflux RND transporter permease subunit — translation MLKLLIEHCVHRRFAAIAVTAAIAVYGVRAYLETPIEAYPDVTNTQVTVISLMPGYGPEEVERQVTIPLERVLNGTPDMLQMRSQSLFGLSLITITFQDDVDSFRSRTLISERMAGAEVPEGVTPVLAPDYTPLGEIYKFVMVSDRHTLYDLRSEMEWNVSRALRQVQGVADVLTFGGYYKEFQVETDPVRLESFGLTLEDVNQAIARSNRNVGAGFLRHGDQQMLVRGVGNLASAEDVKRIVLKSAGGTPVTVGDVARLVQAYTPRQGAVGLDHRKEAVEGIVLLRRGQNPSKVLEAVHSKVEELNSRILPAGMRIEPFLDRTELVDNTLHTVYDNLLHGFLLVVAVVWLFLRSIRGSLIVALVIPLSLLAAFSGLYQLGLPANLISMGAIDFGIILDGAVVLVENVIHLATCRRPESRREMLRLIIAAALEVAKPTFFAMLIIIAALIPVYTLERVEGRIFRPLAFTYSFALAGGLVFALTLVPALCAAFIRPRHAVIEEPAFLASLRRVYGHVLKLALARRGGTLAVAFLLLFAGGAAGTRLGSEFLPELDEGDVHLFVEMPASIALAKGQEVLLDMRERLLGFPEVKSILSQQGRSEDGTDNEGVNMSETFVHLKPRAEWRPGLEKARLVDEMRDSLAAIPGVRFNFSQPIKDNVEEAVSGVRGKVVLKIYGADLEKMRVTLEHAKAVLKDIPGVIDLDLYRESVVPQLQLKLDRPALARHGIDVDAAQNAIETGLAGKIVTELWEGERPVPVRVILPGTERGDMERIANLMLPTPGGARIPLREVADLRIERGRTSIEREANRRFLALKFNIEGRDLGSVVRDASLAVETAVDVPEGHFLVWGGEFENQQRAMTRLAVAVPVAVLVVFALLYGALQSARSALAILACVPFALVGGVFILLWSGIPLSVSAAIGFIALLGQVSLMGLLVLSAAEQCRRQGMRLFDAIREGAVERLRPVLMASLLALLGLLPMALSTGIGSETQRPFAMVIVGGMFTTFFVAMFVLPVLYSFITPKLLLSPETADELLER, via the coding sequence ATGCTGAAGCTGCTGATCGAGCATTGCGTGCACCGGCGTTTCGCGGCCATCGCGGTCACCGCGGCGATCGCCGTGTACGGGGTTCGCGCCTACCTCGAAACCCCGATCGAAGCGTACCCCGACGTCACCAACACCCAGGTTACCGTCATCAGCCTGATGCCCGGATATGGGCCGGAAGAAGTGGAGCGGCAGGTCACCATCCCGCTGGAGCGGGTGCTGAACGGCACGCCCGACATGCTGCAAATGCGCAGCCAGAGCCTGTTCGGTCTCTCCCTGATCACCATCACCTTCCAGGATGACGTCGACAGTTTCCGGTCGAGAACGCTGATTTCCGAGCGGATGGCCGGCGCCGAGGTGCCGGAAGGCGTCACGCCCGTGCTCGCCCCGGACTACACGCCTCTGGGGGAAATCTACAAGTTCGTGATGGTGAGCGACCGCCATACGCTCTACGACCTGCGGTCCGAAATGGAATGGAACGTGTCCCGCGCGCTGCGCCAGGTCCAGGGCGTCGCCGACGTACTGACCTTCGGGGGCTATTACAAGGAATTCCAGGTCGAAACCGATCCGGTGCGGCTCGAATCCTTCGGTCTGACCCTGGAGGACGTCAACCAGGCGATCGCCCGGTCCAACCGGAACGTAGGCGCGGGATTCTTGCGTCATGGCGACCAGCAGATGCTGGTGAGAGGCGTGGGCAACCTCGCCTCGGCCGAGGACGTGAAACGGATCGTGCTCAAGAGCGCCGGCGGCACGCCGGTCACCGTCGGCGACGTCGCGCGTCTGGTCCAGGCCTACACGCCCCGCCAGGGGGCCGTGGGCCTGGACCACCGGAAAGAGGCCGTGGAGGGCATCGTGCTGCTGCGGCGAGGACAGAACCCTTCGAAAGTGCTGGAAGCCGTCCACAGCAAGGTCGAGGAGCTGAACAGCCGGATCCTCCCCGCCGGAATGAGGATAGAACCCTTTCTCGACCGGACCGAACTGGTCGACAACACCCTGCACACGGTCTACGACAACCTGCTGCACGGATTTCTGCTGGTGGTGGCGGTGGTCTGGCTGTTTCTGCGCAGCATCCGCGGCTCTCTGATCGTCGCCCTGGTCATCCCGTTGTCCCTCCTCGCGGCTTTCTCCGGGCTCTATCAGCTCGGCCTCCCGGCCAATCTCATTTCCATGGGGGCGATCGATTTCGGAATCATCCTCGACGGCGCCGTGGTCCTGGTGGAAAACGTGATTCACCTTGCCACCTGCCGCCGTCCGGAAAGCCGCCGCGAGATGCTGCGCCTGATCATCGCCGCGGCGCTCGAAGTGGCCAAACCGACATTCTTCGCGATGCTGATCATCATCGCCGCGCTCATCCCGGTATATACCCTGGAGCGTGTGGAAGGCCGCATCTTCCGCCCGCTGGCCTTCACGTACAGCTTCGCTCTCGCCGGCGGCCTGGTGTTCGCGCTGACCCTGGTGCCTGCGCTGTGCGCCGCCTTCATCCGGCCCCGGCACGCCGTGATCGAGGAACCGGCGTTCCTGGCATCCCTGCGCCGGGTTTACGGACACGTCTTGAAGCTGGCACTGGCGCGGCGTGGCGGAACCCTGGCCGTGGCGTTCCTGCTGCTGTTCGCCGGCGGCGCCGCTGGGACCCGGCTCGGAAGCGAATTCCTGCCCGAGCTGGACGAAGGCGACGTCCACTTGTTCGTCGAGATGCCGGCGAGCATCGCCCTGGCCAAGGGACAGGAGGTCTTGCTCGACATGCGCGAGCGCCTGCTCGGGTTTCCCGAGGTCAAGAGCATTCTCAGCCAGCAGGGCCGTTCCGAGGATGGCACCGACAACGAGGGCGTGAACATGAGCGAAACCTTCGTCCACCTGAAGCCTCGGGCGGAATGGCGCCCAGGGCTGGAGAAAGCCCGGCTGGTCGATGAGATGCGAGACTCCCTCGCCGCGATCCCCGGCGTCCGCTTCAATTTCTCCCAACCCATCAAGGACAACGTCGAGGAGGCCGTCAGCGGCGTCCGCGGGAAGGTCGTGCTCAAGATCTACGGCGCCGACCTGGAAAAGATGCGCGTCACCCTGGAACATGCGAAGGCGGTGCTGAAAGACATCCCCGGGGTCATCGACCTGGACCTTTACCGGGAGTCGGTGGTGCCGCAGCTCCAGTTGAAGCTGGACCGGCCGGCTCTGGCCCGGCATGGAATCGACGTCGACGCGGCCCAGAACGCCATCGAAACCGGCCTGGCGGGCAAGATCGTCACCGAACTCTGGGAGGGTGAACGCCCCGTGCCGGTGCGGGTGATCCTCCCCGGCACCGAACGCGGCGACATGGAGCGCATCGCGAACCTGATGCTGCCCACCCCCGGAGGCGCACGGATTCCGCTGCGGGAGGTCGCCGACCTGCGCATCGAGCGCGGCCGGACCTCCATCGAAAGGGAGGCGAACCGGCGGTTCCTCGCGCTCAAATTCAATATCGAAGGTCGCGACCTCGGATCGGTGGTGCGCGACGCGTCGCTCGCGGTCGAAACCGCCGTCGACGTGCCGGAAGGCCACTTCCTGGTCTGGGGCGGCGAATTCGAGAATCAGCAGCGGGCGATGACGCGCTTGGCCGTCGCCGTCCCCGTGGCGGTTCTGGTCGTCTTCGCGCTTCTCTACGGCGCCTTGCAATCCGCCCGTAGCGCCCTCGCCATCCTGGCATGCGTGCCTTTCGCCTTGGTCGGCGGCGTATTCATCCTGCTATGGAGCGGAATACCCCTGTCGGTGAGCGCCGCCATCGGCTTCATCGCCTTGCTGGGCCAGGTTTCGCTGATGGGACTCCTGGTCCTGAGCGCCGCCGAACAGTGTCGTCGCCAGGGCATGCGTCTGTTCGACGCCATCCGGGAGGGAGCGGTGGAGCGGCTTCGTCCGGTGCTGATGGCATCGCTGCTGGCGCTGCTCGGCCTGCTTCCCATGGCGCTGTCCACCGGCATCGGCAGTGAAACCCAGCGCCCCTTCGCCATGGTCATCGTCGGCGGCATGTTCACGACGTTTTTCGTGGCGATGTTCGTTCTGCCGGTGCTCTACTCCTTCATCACGCCCAAACTGCTGCTGTCGCCCGAAACGGCCGACGAACTGCTCGAACGATGA
- a CDS encoding efflux RND transporter periplasmic adaptor subunit — MDTRKSHGPATVSLRPESLPYLVIQEIHPEAFDASISAPAKVDFRTKAVSAAGTIVPGRVTKVHAQIGERIRAGAPLATLVSADAAQMRSDFSRAEAELSRAEDRRRRQAEMARRGVGLEVERMEAETEYRQARTEYERSRDLLHLIGDGRGGEVVVRAPMDSVVLKAHVSVGAAVGPGSPLFDLGEPSAAWIVADVFENDLLLVEVGAKASIELASLPNAISGHVVAESAAIQNELRRASVFIEPDDPAVPLRPGMYARVSITVSEPGRIVLPTSAVLIKDGRETFVYVEKEPGIFEARPVRAGQSRAGMTPILEGLSGGERVVVKGALLLDGEAAMLL, encoded by the coding sequence GTGGACACCCGGAAAAGCCACGGGCCGGCCACGGTTTCGCTGAGGCCGGAGTCCCTGCCCTATCTCGTCATCCAGGAGATCCATCCGGAAGCGTTCGACGCCTCGATTTCGGCTCCCGCCAAAGTCGACTTCCGCACCAAAGCCGTTTCGGCCGCGGGCACGATCGTCCCCGGACGGGTCACCAAGGTGCATGCGCAGATCGGCGAACGTATCAGGGCCGGTGCGCCGCTGGCCACGCTGGTCAGCGCCGACGCGGCCCAGATGCGCTCGGATTTCTCCCGCGCCGAGGCCGAGTTGAGCCGTGCCGAAGACAGGCGCCGGCGCCAGGCGGAAATGGCCCGCCGCGGCGTCGGCCTGGAGGTCGAACGGATGGAAGCCGAGACGGAGTACCGCCAGGCCCGCACCGAATACGAGCGCAGCCGCGACCTCCTCCACCTCATCGGGGATGGCCGCGGGGGCGAGGTCGTCGTCCGGGCGCCAATGGACAGCGTGGTTCTGAAGGCCCATGTCTCCGTGGGCGCCGCGGTGGGGCCGGGGTCGCCCCTGTTCGACCTCGGCGAGCCTTCCGCCGCTTGGATCGTGGCCGACGTGTTCGAAAACGACCTGCTGCTGGTGGAGGTCGGCGCCAAGGCTTCGATCGAACTCGCCTCGCTGCCGAACGCCATTTCCGGCCATGTGGTGGCCGAGAGCGCCGCCATCCAGAATGAACTCCGGCGCGCCTCGGTGTTCATCGAGCCGGACGACCCCGCGGTTCCGCTGCGGCCCGGCATGTACGCGAGAGTATCGATCACCGTGTCGGAGCCCGGCCGGATCGTCCTGCCCACCTCGGCCGTGCTGATAAAAGACGGGCGGGAAACCTTCGTCTACGTGGAGAAGGAACCGGGGATCTTCGAAGCCCGCCCGGTGCGGGCGGGGCAGTCGCGGGCCGGCATGACGCCCATCCTCGAGGGGCTCTCCGGGGGCGAACGCGTGGTGGTGAAGGGCGCCCTGCTCCTGGACGGCGAAGCCGCCATGCTCTTGTAA
- a CDS encoding sensor histidine kinase — MNKPHSLRTQLLLRLTLPLAFVVMLDAAVSYFVALHYADMAYDRWLLDSARSLAQQVKGQKDKITFELPPIAVEMFRWDDMDKTFFKVESLDGGFMAGDKALSSPSIPPEERDRPYFSDGEIGGKPIRIVSVLTAPTAASGEVLVSVAETLNKRRGMMSEILFAVVLPQILLVLVTGVHIWTGVNRGLHPLRNLARIIAGRSARDLDPIPDTDVPLEVRSLTHTINELLQRLAASMATQRRFIENAAHQLRTPLAGLKIQAERALRAQDPETMRPALIHIKNSADRVAHLSTQLLVLARSEAMMQDHREFTPVDLCALVRECCMDWVPKALDRNMELELRAPEEPIFIGGNALLLRELLNNLLDNALRYGRSGGQVAVKLDGPPRTALIVDDDGPGIQPAEAGKVIERFYRIPGSPGDGCGLGLAIVKEIADLHGARLHISRSGFDSGTRIEVAFGRRPEEDLGRR, encoded by the coding sequence ATGAATAAGCCGCACAGCCTGCGGACCCAGCTGCTGTTGCGGCTGACCTTGCCCCTGGCTTTCGTCGTGATGCTCGACGCGGCGGTGTCGTATTTCGTCGCCCTGCACTACGCGGACATGGCCTACGACCGCTGGCTTCTGGACTCCGCCCGCTCGCTCGCCCAGCAGGTCAAGGGACAGAAAGACAAAATCACTTTCGAGCTTCCTCCCATCGCTGTCGAAATGTTCCGCTGGGACGACATGGACAAGACCTTTTTCAAGGTCGAGTCGCTCGACGGGGGATTCATGGCGGGTGACAAAGCCCTCTCCAGCCCCTCGATACCGCCGGAGGAGCGGGACCGTCCGTATTTTTCCGACGGCGAAATCGGGGGCAAGCCGATCAGGATCGTGTCGGTGCTGACGGCTCCCACGGCGGCATCCGGGGAAGTGCTGGTTTCCGTGGCGGAGACGCTGAACAAGCGCCGCGGCATGATGAGCGAGATTCTCTTCGCGGTGGTGCTGCCCCAAATCCTGCTGGTGCTGGTCACCGGCGTTCACATCTGGACGGGCGTCAACCGGGGGCTCCACCCGCTGCGCAACCTGGCACGCATCATCGCCGGCCGGTCCGCCCGGGACCTCGATCCCATCCCGGACACGGATGTTCCGCTCGAGGTGCGCTCCCTCACCCACACCATCAACGAACTCCTGCAACGCCTGGCGGCGTCGATGGCGACCCAGCGGCGTTTCATCGAAAACGCCGCGCACCAGCTTCGCACCCCTTTGGCCGGCCTCAAGATTCAGGCGGAGCGGGCACTGCGCGCGCAAGACCCGGAAACGATGAGGCCGGCACTGATCCACATCAAGAACTCCGCCGACCGGGTAGCCCATCTCAGCACCCAGTTGCTGGTACTGGCCCGCTCGGAGGCGATGATGCAGGACCACCGGGAATTCACGCCGGTGGACTTGTGCGCGCTGGTGCGCGAATGCTGCATGGACTGGGTACCCAAGGCGCTGGACCGGAACATGGAACTGGAACTCCGGGCGCCGGAGGAGCCCATCTTCATCGGCGGCAACGCGCTTCTCCTGCGCGAACTCCTCAACAACCTGCTGGACAACGCCCTCCGCTACGGGAGATCCGGCGGCCAGGTCGCCGTGAAACTCGACGGCCCCCCACGGACGGCTCTGATCGTCGACGACGACGGCCCCGGCATTCAGCCGGCCGAAGCGGGCAAGGTGATCGAGCGGTTTTACCGCATACCCGGGAGCCCCGGCGACGGATGCGGCCTGGGCCTTGCGATCGTCAAGGAAATCGCCGACCTGCACGGCGCCCGGCTGCATATCTCCCGCTCAGGTTTCGACAGCGGCACACGCATCGAAGTCGCTTTCGGGCGGCGACCGGAGGAAGACCTGGGCCGTCGCTGA
- a CDS encoding response regulator transcription factor gives MRILLVEDDETLADGLSRSLAEDGFDLTVATTGTYADSALRTQDYDLVILDLGLPDIDGREVLRLLRARKSPVPVLILTARDRLDDRIGGLELGADDYMTKPFELRELEARVRALIRRSHGGFGHDIVCGPLVLNTLDRQVHVNGEPLLLPSREYGVLEALLLQAGRVVSKDRIALRLASGGDELADNAIEVYVHRLRRRLDDLGIRIRTVRGLGYLLERPAVSEAERAADE, from the coding sequence ATGAGGATTCTGCTCGTCGAGGACGATGAAACCCTGGCCGACGGCCTGTCGCGCAGCCTGGCCGAGGACGGCTTCGACCTCACCGTCGCCACGACGGGAACCTATGCCGACAGCGCCCTTCGCACCCAGGACTACGATCTGGTCATCCTCGACCTCGGCCTGCCCGACATCGACGGAAGAGAAGTCCTCAGACTGCTGCGGGCCAGGAAGTCGCCGGTGCCGGTCCTCATCCTGACGGCCCGGGACAGGCTGGACGACCGGATCGGCGGTCTGGAGCTGGGCGCCGACGATTACATGACCAAGCCTTTCGAGCTGCGGGAGCTCGAAGCGCGGGTGCGGGCGCTGATCCGGCGCAGCCATGGCGGCTTCGGTCACGACATCGTGTGCGGCCCGCTCGTTCTCAATACGCTCGACCGCCAGGTCCATGTGAATGGCGAACCGCTGCTGCTGCCTTCCCGCGAATACGGCGTGCTGGAGGCTCTGCTGCTGCAGGCGGGCCGGGTGGTCAGCAAGGACCGGATCGCCCTGCGTCTGGCGAGCGGCGGGGACGAGCTGGCGGACAACGCCATCGAAGTCTACGTGCACCGCCTGCGCCGCCGCCTCGACGATCTCGGCATTCGCATCAGGACGGTGCGCGGCCTCGGCTACCTGCTGGAGCGGCCCGCGGTAAGCGAAGCCGAACGGGCTGCCGATGAATAA